DNA sequence from the Paramormyrops kingsleyae isolate MSU_618 chromosome 14, PKINGS_0.4, whole genome shotgun sequence genome:
TCCAACAACAGAATCTGACAAATAAATTCGTGGTGCCTTGAGTTGTGGCAGCAGACTCAAGGCAGAGCCGACAAATCACTTACTCCTGCTCAGTATAGTCTCTATAGAATACAAAGTATTTACATACTGAGGGAAAGAAAGAATTTTTTGTGACCAGTTCTTGTTCGCTTTTCCCCTCCTCGCTTCTTTTTAATTCCTCACAAACGATGAATGAATGAGCCCGAGAGCCAGAACAATACCGGCGACGGCCGCCTCGGAGGGCGCCTACGGAATTTATTAGTGATGGCCGATTCGCAAACGAATCGTTCTTTTTAACTCGGTTTTTTTAGTGAACGGGTTGAACCGATTCGTAAATCTGAACGAATcggtttttaaaattattttaagacgtttttaaaactgatctttGGCTATTCAACATCCAAAAGCATCCCATCACCACCTTTCGGCACCACCCCGTTCAGGCGTGGACCGCGCCAAACACTCACCTGTATGGCTACTGGCACCCTTAAAAGGGGCAGACACAGGGGCAggttcattatttatttatttatttatttatttatttccgaAAACTAAAGTCACGGCAGCTTGGTTACTGGGTTTGAAACGTCAGTGATTTTGCAAAGCTTtatctttaaaagaaaaaaactattaaCGTACTGTAATTTACACCATCAAACCGACAGGCAAGATGCGTACCTTCTATTCCATGTTATACACCGAAACACCAAACTCGTAAGTATGGTTGTTGTATTTGCAGGAACTCAATATATCTATTGCAATAAAGTACATACATACTAATTCATTACTTTTGTGTTCGTTAACTGTGCGTATATTAATAGATTTAAACCTAACACCAGACGTGTGCGTTTATGCAATGTTTAAAACAAACGCCTCTTTAACGTTACTATTTTGTTTTCCAGTAAGTTCTATTTCAGAGACCACATCAGCTTTGAGCAGATTCTATCTGTGAAAGAGGAGCTGAAGAAAAACAATTTACTGGAACCCGTCCTGAGTAAGAATCTGGACTTCGCGGCAAGGGCGCTAGGCAAAGTGCATCCCAGCTGTCTGTCGCGGGCATCCCTGCTGATCAGCGGCGACAGCCTCGTGGTCAAGATGTACCTGGAGCTCGTGCCCGACAGCAACATGCACTTCGCAGTGACAGTTGAGGGCGGACTGCCCGTGCTGCGTCAGCTGATCGTCTGCGGAAAGTCCATCTCCAAGGCGGACATCAAAGATGTGCACTTCTTCGGGCACCGGTGCCAGGATGAGACCGCTTCGTGTCAGCAGCAAGCCTTGAATTTGGCAGGTAACGGCTTGGAGCGCACGGAGCTGCGCATCCACTGCAACAAGCTGCATCTCACCTACACCGTGGAGGACGATGACGAGGATGGCGACAAAGAGGATTTGCGAATTATCTGCTTACAAACAAAATGTAAGCTGGGCACTGTTTGCACACTTGAGGGCTTAATGAATGTTAAGAGCTGGATAGAGCAAGAAAAACCCGAGAAGATAGGCCTTATAGCATGCATGGAGCACTTACTAAAGCAATACCGCGCTCCCCCTAGTACCCCCGTGTCATACCGGTTTGTTCTGCAGAGTGACGGTGAAACGGTGGAGATCTTCCCGACGGGTCGCACTTCTCGTTACATATTTGGCGACAAAAAATGTGTATCTATGTGCCCCGCAAACCCCAAGTAAGGAGACGTCACTGTCAGCTCTGCACCGATTTTGGGATCTAAATTGCTGGAAATCGCTGGTTCATGTTATACTACACTATATAGCAATTAATTTAAAACTAGGTTCATAGACTTACAAGAACTGATTAAAAACTATATTTTAATGTTAGCTGGCATTCTTATTTTGAAGAATTGAACGCTTAAAATCGCTTTTATGGTTTGCAAAGCGGCTTATGTTACACTACCGTTTCGTACAGCAGTAGGTAGCTGAAGGGTGTGTTCATTGAAGCGCAAATACTACCCAATTAATGTGTGATCAGTTTTTGGTACACATAAGAATGAAGATGAAGAATGTTTACAAACGGCACAGAATAAATCTTCTGTTAAACTTTTTTtggaaatctttattttttcctgaatttattttatatacattttcttttaaaaatggtCAAAAGCCGTAGGATGGAGAACAAATTATTTTCCTATAACAGTGTCAAAGTCAGTGAGAGCTACCCAACATGAACTATATTTTCCTCAGAACAATTTTCCTTCTAAAAACGGCAATTTGGAAATGGAAAAAGAATGGATATTCTGCATGAGAACACCGATATATAAATAATTCGCCGTAAATATGAACTAAATTTAGCTTGCCCTTGGGTGATGCCCCCCCCAGTATTCACTCTGTCGCGTGCAGGGGCGCAGAAACGTTTCGTTGCATCCCACAGTGACAGTTTATCGTTTTGTCTGTAATCTTTCTCCATTGTcatttgtaaatattgtaaatgGAGTCGTTATCGTTGAGTTTTGAGTTTGATGACTTTGTTTCATTTGCAGTGACTTCAACTTCAGAGACTTTTACCTGGTTTTGTAGTTAGATCAATAACCAAGCTGTATGTATCTTCAAAACATTCAAATCGCTAGAGAAGGAGTCGTGATGGTATGACAGGATAATAGATCATTTCTCACAAAAAGAAAGGAGAGCAGAATTTACATATAAGTTACCGACTGgctaaaataagaaaaaaataaatttttttgGTCATACTGCCAAATCAACCATAAGAATATCACTGTATACCCCAACTAACCATttctagtcaaaaagagcaaaATATACGATGGAGCAAACATAAAACTTTTAAATCGTAATTAGCCAAATTTTAGAAAGAATTCAAGTCTGAAGACATCTAGATCGACTTAAGTAAAGGCAGCACTAGCCTTACATAAATTGTACTCTGCAGTTTGCGTTTTTCTTACAATTTCTTACAAGTACAATAACTGTCTTTCCACACAGCTGACATGACGGCTCTGACGCGCATGCGTCGCTGAACACCAAGCCATCATGTGATCCTCACTTCTCTTCACCGCATGTCGCACTGAGGCTACAGGCATTTCCGTGATTTTTCAGGCTAGACCTCTCTGGTGGAAAATCGGATCGTTTCCTTACTGCCCCGCCAGTATTGGCCCAATTTCTACAaaattcacaaagaaaagaTATCGCCAGTCTCAAGATGGTTGGCAGAAAAGGGATATTCCAGCACAACAATGATCCTAAGCAAAGAAGAATATAATTTAAACCATCAGTGGACCCAAAGCCTCCAGAACACATTCGGGGCATCCTAAAGCAAGGTTATTTTCAGGaataaaatgcttttctggAGCTGCTGCTGTCCGGTGTAAAGCTGACTTGAAACAGGTCATGTGGGCTGACCAGCAGATCCTGCTGGGCCTCCTGCTCTGCTGCTAGAGGATCCATTTATTCAACTGGGCAATCAGACCAAAGACACTCAGGCTAAGCACCTTTCTTCAGATGTACTACTGACTAGGTTCTTCCCAGGATTAAAGCCAACAACCATTGGGCTGTGAACCACTAAGCATCTGGCTGCCAAAGGTAAGCTGTTAATCGGTAGttatgcccccctccccaaaagtCTCCCCAAAATGTCGATGCACTCACCAGCCTGCGAGGCGACTCCCAGCCTCTTCAGACGCGACGCCATCAGGAAATACAGCTAACATCTCCTGCACTGTGGTCATGCAGCCACCGCAGAACCACAGCCAAAGGCAAAGGCTGGAAAAGCTGTGTTCCACACCCACGGGTAGGTCCTGGCCCGGCAAGCAGGTCCCAGTCTGCCAGCTCAATCAAAGCTGAAGACACTGGCATACTGGCATACTGGTTATGGGAGCCGACAGGTTGGCTGGGAGTCTGTGGGAGGGAAGAGTACCGTGGAACCCCAAGTATAAACTGGGAAATAGGTGCAGGAACCTTGAGCAGCTCACGCAGGAGAGATGGAGGTTGAATGGCAACATTTCTTTTTGTCTGTCAGGAAAATGTAAAAACCGCAGATAGAGAATTGGCGGGGAGGTGCTGTGGACAAACAGGTATGTAGGGTAATTAGAGCGTTTGGGTAGATGGGGCGTCTCGGCCTCCTCTAGCAGGTACCAGGATAATGTTGATTTTAcatgcagatgggggggggggtgtcacctCCAGCCAGCCTGCTGAGGGATTTTCTGTGCCTCACACCCCTGCTCGCCTTCTGTGAAGCGGGACACCCCCCTGGGGCTGATCTTCAGcatggatgcccccccccccctacacacactgTATCTCCATTCTGCACAGCTGGACATTCAGACAGAGGTAAACGTAAACAGCTCAGCTTTCAGGGGAAGCGGGGAGAATGTCTCTGTGGAGCTTCTCGCAGATCCTCTCAGTGAGCCCGCAGAGCTTTGCCGTCTGCCGGAGGCCGGCCAGCGTGACTGGCCCTTGGCGGAGCTCATGGCACGTTTCGGTGAGTGACGGCAAAACATGCACCATCATTGTCTTCATTGAGGCACAAAAGATTGCACCTCTGTTCTGCCATATTGTCTGGTAAACATGAAGACTTTGTAGGACTATCCTAACCTTCAGTGTATACTGGCAGAGACTATTCAGACATTTTCAGACATCTTTTAGCACTTGGGGCTGGCTTCAGGGAGCATAAGTTGTTTTGACTGGCTTCAGCCAACGGACatctctttctctcactctctctctttctctcttcctcctctctCTATTTCCACTTTTGGTCCCTATGGAAGCTTCTTTCTTCTATGAAGACACACCAGCTTTTATATTTTGGAAAAGCCATACCTTCCCAACCCCAACAATGGACATAGTGTCTTTGGGGAAGGCCACAGACTGCCAATGTTTGTACTGGTGCGCGCgctcatgtgtgtgtgtttgtgtgtgtgtgtgtgtgtgtgtattgctgCCCGCCAGATAGGTCTGGGTAACTGAGGACATATTCTCTCAGAATCAGTCCAGAGGAAGCAAAGAGGCTTGTGGCAAGACCCGCGTCTGTTTGAGTTGGCCCGGCCCAGAGTTTTTCCTGTGGTGAACTGGCAGATTCTGAGAAATGAACCTGGAAGCTGGGCTGGCCGCTGGACAGCTTGTTTCAAGTGTTGTTCAGGGGAAAAATGGAGGGGAGGGTGGGGAAATAAATGGGAGGATTTTCGGAAGCCCTCGGAATAATTGGAACATCGTGCCCTTACCTGCTCCAACGCATCCAGCCAGCCTGGAACGTCTCCAGCTCTGGTCCTGCTGGGATGCCCAGGCAGACCTCACAGTGAGGCTACATGGAGCTCTTCCATGCACGCTAAACGTGGCAGGCGCAGACACGTCCTGTGCCACAGAAATCCAGTCTGTTGTGCCATCTCACCCCATCTCATCCCACAGAAGTGAGGTCAAATACCGCTCGATTCAGACCCGTGAGCCAAAGGTAGTGACAGATTGACTTTTTGGTGACACAATGACAGTGACAGGGATGGTCACAGCTGTTCTACTGGCATTCAGGAGGTTTGTTgaaaaaaaatgatgaggaCAACTAACCATTCTGTGACTGTTGAACCCTCAGCAGATGGACAGGAGACCTTCGCCAGTGAGATACTCAAGCCTTGGGTGGTCAGGGTAAAATGGGGTCTTTATTAAAAGCATTGGGAGTATCTTCATAGGACTGGTTATGATTTGAGATATTCTGGAGTGACGGTGCCAAACAACTATAGCCAATGCCAGGAGGCCAGAGTTGGTTGGGGGTGTTCCACAGCCAGCCAATCCAGTCCTAGTTGAAAGAGGGACAGGtgtgcccccctcccaacaTCAAGCCAGATGGCTGGACACAGCTGGCCTCCCCGTGACACAGCAGTCCTTCGTGAGTCGTCCATAGAATGATGAGGGATCAGGCATCGCTCAGAAACATCTCCAGAAGTGAAAAAAGAGCACAAGCGGCCCTCATAGGCACTTCCTGTCACCACACCATGTGCAGAAGATCTCAGGACCTTGCTGGTGAACAAGAGCAGCATTACACAGAATTTTTTTGAAGACTAGAGCTGACAGGTTAATTGatagaaaaggggggggggagaagcaaATTGCTGCGAGGGTGACAGCGGCATTGAAAACCACTGTAAGGTTATTCAAGAAGCGCTTGGTTTGTGTTGTGGATTCAGAACAGAGAGGGACTCCCTCAGATtgatgggggcaggggggcaatAACATTTTCTACCCAGAAAAACTCTCTGCCAACTTATCAAGTGGTATTTAACACCCACACCACAAAACTGCTCAATTGAGCCCCTCCCAGACATCACAGTGTGTCTAGTGTGCTCACCCTCAAGACAGATCTctcagtttggggggggggcacttttcTCAGAAGTGCCATGCCTCACGTGGGCTTCAGCATCAAAGGGTCCTGAAGCCTcccaaaaacaaacaagggTGGGCAGaaaagagtggggggggggggggctttgtgctggcattgggtgggggggggggtagctggaAGACACAGCGGCCTCTGTTCTCTCCCTAAGTCCCTACCAGAGGGTTTTTTCAGCCCACCCCCCGTGAGATTGTGTGCCTGATACACcattaccccccccaccccagttcacggacccccccaccccccgttaCTGTGGGAACAGCCCCTTCGGCCTGGATCCCATTGTTCCCCCTTGTAAACCTAGACGGGGGTATTTGGTATCTTACAGCTTTGCCTTCCAACTCACAGCCCGGCCAAACAGGGCGGTGGAAAATCCCCACGGCCGCTGCCCGCCGGAGTCTCTGTGGCGGTTCTGCGGGCCAGGGctgccgccaccccccccccacccccaccccccacagcagCCATCCTGGTTCTCATCAGCGGACACAGAACACTAGCAGCACCAGCTGGAGGAGTGACGACCGGGAGGGGGCATTTAGCCAATGCACAGACATGCCAAGGACCTGGAAggcgtcacacacacacacacacacacacacacacacggggacACTAACTCattcagacagacacagacgctCGTGCAGAGACACGGAACAGATGGTCAGGTAGCCACACAATCACAGCAACATAATGACAAACGCCTGTAAAGAGCATCATGCTGCACAGCTAAAGTCCAGTCGGAATGGCAAGCACTTAAGGTTGGTTCATACTCCTCCGCACGTGCACCAGCGCACGTGTCCGCTTGAACATTTATGACGCGTTTGATCACTGTGCACCTCCGCAGACGAACGCCTTCTGCACTCCAAATTAGTGCAGACCCACAGCCCCGGACACAATGTGCACAATCAATTCACTGGTGTCCGCTTTAAATACCAACATGGATGCTCTGAcaagcgttggggcagtttgcaaacccgacagactatttacaaggtaacaaaactgttacatacatgtaaatgtgtgtgcggGCAGAATTGTCTCGAaatgaaaatctcatgccaaccagctgaccaaagtctCAACCCTGTGAGCTGAGTCTCTGAATCTGTGAAACATAGAGAAACGGACGCAAACCTCACTTCTGTGGTACGTGTGCAGGGAAAATcagaataataatattattattcataaaaatataaatataacgcAAAGTATGCGGCCTGACCGGAGAACTGTGAATGTTCCCATGTCCACATAGTCAGAGTGGATATGGGGGTGTGTTGTTCCTGgggccccactcaaaaagtcactatAGGGCCCTCCATCCCCccttagtgtagtgactgtttgtggccaacagggggtcccaaacctcaggggccccacACAAATGCATGCTTTGAGTGGTGATAAATGGCTCTATTAGGGACACAGAGGGCACAAGAACGTCCGCGGTACGAGGAGACACTTTATGAGGGATTttcattttagttttagtcaaacCAAATCATTATCATGTTTTGATATGAAAGTGAAAAATAAGAGTCCTGCAGAACAAGGTGCACTTTTCAGTGTAGAGAAATGTATACTGTGTCTTCCTCAAAACAGATAAGATctttaaataacacacacatcacagggtcacaaacacataattttacattaaggtaagctccctctctctcccctctctctctctctctctctctttctcctctcactctggcacacacacacccacacacatacatataggTGAAGTTTACCTGCGGCTCTGGGCACTTCCCAAAAACATCAACAGTCAGAAAACTGACAATAAACAGGCAAAGCTTATTCTATTAATTTAGGCAGACAGCGAACACAGAAACAAAGGCAGGAAAGCCgggccacacacacatgcacacacacacacacatacacatgtacacacacacgaGGTATCTAcatctccattcatttctatgggtataACCCTAATATCAACACTAAGCCCCTACACAGTCCTAACctgaaccataagtaaccaaactaaatacttTGGTATCTTTCAGCTTTTTAATGGCAAAATTCAGTTTTCCCTTGCggggacagaaaaaaaatggtccccacaatgtcacaataagttttttatcacattgtggggaggTCCCCACagtataatataaacataacacaaacacgctcacacacacgcacactgatCTGTCCTTGGGAGACCCGTCATAAAGCAGGGGGGTAAACACAGCCGTGGAGGCAGGACTGTTTGCTGTGGCTGTGTCCCAGCGtacacatgccccccccccccccccgccccagagaGCACCGTTTAAGAAGCTGAAGGGGGAACGAGAGAAAGACAGGGTGTGGTTAGGCAAGGCTTCCTAAGAAGCCAGCAATTCTCATTCTCTTTGGCAACAATTTATAACACTTCAAACAttgctgggggggcaggggatttggctgtgagccaggcgggggggcaggggggggggcacccagggGCTGTTAGGTACGGGCCACCACCCGCCCGGCATGGAGACTCACACGGATTCCGGAAGGAAAACaaacggagagagagaggagatggAGGtcccgaacccccccccccccccatgaggaGCACAGCCAAGAACGCCGCTTGGGGGCCGCAATGAAACGCAGGGAGCCCGTCTTCCCTtcccttccccaccccccccgtcTTCTTCTGCTACCAAACAGTGAGAGgtacagagcccccccccccccattacccaGACAGCATTTGGACGTCAGCAGGGCCCATGTGCGTGatgaaccctcccccccccagcccaaacACACCGCAGAGTCAGTAGATTTGAAACACATTGCCACAGATCAGCAAACAGCACCCCACCGGGTCACATCTGCCAGGGCCCGGCTGCACGTCGAGCCAGAACCCACATCTGCTTCCCGTTTCGCGTGGGCACGGCCATCGGACACAGTGCACTGGGTTGCCAAAGCCCCCCAGGGATCCAGGGAGAGAATgagaccccccccgcccccgcaccATCTCCGGCCCAGTGCCTGCAATCTGGGCCCTGGCATCACACCaagctgctccccccccccggcgacCGCCGCGCTCCACTCATGATATCATTAACGtcctccgccccacccccacccggcACTTTGATCTTTAGGGAATGCCAAATCCGGGTGACCCATTTCCGTGAGTCGGGCAAGCTCACCCATGAGTAGCGAGGGTCAACCCGCCATCCTCAGAACGGTAAGCGACCCACTGACAAGGAACACAAGGCTGGATTTTGAAGACGGTGCAATGGTGCCCCCTAGTGTTCATGTGTGGTGACATTTAAATTATACAAAGTTGAGACTGGCTGACTTGGAACAGTGTATAACTCTCCAGTATGTTTATTTATGACTTAATTTATGAGAAAAGTGTTGGGCAAGTACACTCCAGCTGATGACACTAAGGTTTTTGGAAGTTGCATCCTTTGCGGACCCCGGGCCCCGACACCCCGGCCCCGGTAGGTGTAAGCGAGGGGATGGCGTGTGACAGCCTGGCACCTGCCACCAGAACATGGGGCCGGAAACGGGGATCATCTGCCCCATTCCAGACAACACCTCTGCTTCCTCATCGttagtggggggaggggggtgcttcGTCACGGCCCAGCAGTCCCACAGCTTCACCTCGTGGTGATCTGGAAACATGGATGCTGCTTGGCAACATGAGACAGGCAGGAAAGGCAGGGCAGGGGAAGCTTCCGGAAGGAAGCCACACTCCGCCTATATTTCCATGGCTGAGCGGAGGCCAGCCTGCTCATGGTGGCACCCGTGTGACAGATTGGAAGCTAATGTATGTATCCCCACGGTGTCCTCATGCACGGGTCCAGTGGGTTCTCCAGAAAGAGCTCACCAACGCTGTGCTCTAGGCACAAAGAGCTGTGGTCCAGACTATGTTCAGCACTCAGACAGCATTGCCACAGTCACATGGGATGACACACAGTGTCACAGGAGAACCTAGTGAAATCAAGGTCCAAATCAAGGTCCACCAATGGGAGAACCTAGTGAAATCAAGGTCCACCAATGGAAGAACCTAGTGAAATCAAGGTCCACCAATGGAAGAACCTATTGAAATCAAGGTCCACCAATgggagaacagaacagaaagtgCAATTTCACAAAACACACAATCCAGACACACAGAGTCACTTTAGTTTGTCCTCGGCATTTATTTGCTTAAAATACCCCCAATCATGGGGCAAATTACAAATTTACAACTTGTTGAGCTGTCAGTGTGATGTCACTGGTAGCACCATCGGTCAATGATAAAAAAAACCGAAGGTTTAAGTGGTCAAACCGCATCAAATATGCTTCATAGCACCTTAAAGCTTTTTAAGCTCTTTAAAGctgtcatttttttgttgttggtaTCAACATTCAATATAAAAATCCACCTTTTTAATCACACAGCAACACTGTAAACATCCACTATACCTTAAGGCAGGGGTGTCGAACTctagtcctggagggccggagccctgtgtagcttacttctttccctgttccaccacaaatgattcagctccaGAGCTGTGTgttaattagcacaaggagttgaatcaggtgtgttaaatgcgGGGAAAACCCAAAAACTGCAGGGCTCCggtcctccaggactggagtttgacacctgtgtgtTAAGGGCTCGAGAACAAGGAAAGACATTAAGTCAATTTTTATGTATAGAGTACTTTGATTATTACATAAACAAAGCGaagtgacagacagacaaagagagTTCATAGAAACTTAaacataaaaaacataaaaagctCATCCACACTCTCCTCGCAGTGACATCAGAAACCTATTCCGTAAATCAGCACTGAATCAGCAAGCAATTCTACTCATTTCCAGC
Encoded proteins:
- the LOC111834029 gene encoding uncharacterized protein, translated to MRTFYSMLYTETPNSKFYFRDHISFEQILSVKEELKKNNLLEPVLSKNLDFAARALGKVHPSCLSRASLLISGDSLVVKMYLELVPDSNMHFAVTVEGGLPVLRQLIVCGKSISKADIKDVHFFGHRCQDETASCQQQALNLAGNGLERTELRIHCNKLHLTYTVEDDDEDGDKEDLRIICLQTKCKLGTVCTLEGLMNVKSWIEQEKPEKIGLIACMEHLLKQYRAPPSTPVSYRFVLQSDGETVEIFPTGRTSRYIFGDKKCVSMCPANPK